From Brassica oleracea var. oleracea cultivar TO1000 chromosome C3, BOL, whole genome shotgun sequence, a single genomic window includes:
- the LOC106328327 gene encoding bifunctional dihydrofolate reductase-thymidylate synthase 1, whose protein sequence is MTTTLNGDSNTIDPQRTYQVVVAATKQMGIGKDGKLPWNLPTDLKFFKDITQTTSDPSKKNAVVMGRKTWEAIPAKHRPLPGRLNVVLTRSGGFDIANTENVVTCSSVDSALHLLAAPPYCLSIERVFVIGGGDILREALNRPSCDAIHLTEIDTSIECDTFIPEVDACVYQPWCSSLPITENGLRFCFTSFVRVKSSADDESSNGSQSPLQFDGKKFSFLPKMVFDQHEEFRYLNMVGDIISHGNVKNDRTGTGTLSKFGTQMKFNLRRSFPLLTTKRVFWRGVLEELLWFISGSTNAKVLQEKGIHIWDGNASREYLDGIGLTEREEGDLGPVYGFQWRHFGAKYTDMHADYTGQGFDQLADVIDKMKNNPDDRRIILSAWNPSDLKLMALPPCHMFAQFYVAEGELSCQMYQRSADMGLGVPFNIASYSLLTCMLAHVCELVPGDFVHVIGDAHVYRTHVRPLQEQLQNPPKPFPVLKINAEKKDIDSFVAADFDLIGYEPHKKIEMKMAV, encoded by the exons ATGACAACTACTCTCAATGGCGACTCCAACACCATTGACCCTCAGAGGACTTACCAAGTCGTTGTAGCTGCAACCAAACAAATGGGTATCGGCAAAGACGGCAAATTGCCGTGGAACCTCCCTACCGATCTCAAGTTCTTCAAGGACATCACTCAAACAACATCCGACCCCTCCAAGAAAAACGCTGTTGTGATGGGTAGAAAGACTTGGGAAGCTATCCCCGCTAAGCACCGCCCCCTTCCCGGTCGCCTCAACGTTGTTCTGACTCGTTCCGGTGGGTTTGATATAGCCAACACCGAGAATGTTGTCACTTGCAGTAGTGTAGACTCTGCTCTTCATCTCTTAGCTGCCCCGCCGTATTGTTTGTCTATTGAGAGGGTCTTTGTAATAGGAGGTGGTGATATATTGAG GGAGGCATTGAACAGGCCTAGTTGCGATGCGATTCATTTGACTGAGATTGATACAAGTATTGAATGTGATACGTTTATACCTGAGGTTGACGCTTGCGTTTATCAGCCTTGGTGTTCTTCTCTTCCTATAACTGAAAATGGACTTAGGTTTTGCTTCACCAGTTTTGTCCGTGTGAAAAGTTCTGCTGATGATGAATCCTCTAACGGGTCACAGTCTCCTCTTCAGTTTGATGGGAAGAAGTTTTCTTTTCTTCCGAAGATGGTTTTTGATCAGCATGAGGAGTTTCGGTATTTGAATATGGTTGGTGATATTATCTCACATGGTAACGTGAAGAATGATAGGACAGGGACTGGTACGTTATCTAAATTTGGAACACAGATGAAGTTCAATTTGCGCAGAAGCTTTCCACTTCTGACAACAAAG AGAGTGTTTTGGAGAGGTGTTCTTGAGGAGCTTCTATGGTTTATAAGCGGCTCAACTAACGCAAAG GTCCTTCAAGAAAAAGGTATCCATATATGGGATGGGAATGCGTCAAGAGAGTATCTTGATGG TATTGGTCTGACTGAGAGAGAGGAAGGCGACCTTGGACCTGTTTATGGATTTCAATGGAGACACTTTGGTGCCAA GTACACAGATATGCATGCTGATTACACTGGCCAAGGCTTTGATCAGCTCGCAGACGTAATCGACAAGATGAAGAACAATCCTGATGATCGGCGTATCATATTATCTGCTTGGAACCCTTCTGATCTCAAGCTGATGGCGCTTCCTCCGTGCCACATGTTTGCGCAGTTCTATGTGGCGGAAGGGGAGCTCTCGTGCCAGATGTATCAGCGTTCGGCGGATATGGGCCTTGGTGTGCCGTTTAACATCGCTTCCTACTCTCTTCTTACTTGCATGCTCGCTCACGTGTGTGAACTTGTCCCTGGTGATTTTGTCCATGTCATTGGGGATGCTCACGTGTATCGAACTCACGTGAGGCCTCTCCAAGAGCAGCTTCAGAACCCACCAAAACCTTTTCCT GTTTTGAAGATAAACGCTGAGAAGAAAGACATTGACTCTTTTGTGGCAGCTGACTTTGACCTCATTGGATATGAACCTCACAAGAAAATAGAGATGAAAATGGCGGTTTAG
- the LOC106335658 gene encoding 40S ribosomal protein S25-3 isoform X1, with the protein MAPKKDKVPPPSSKPAKSGGGKQKKKKWSKGKQKEKVNNMVLFDQATYDKLLSEAPKFKLITPSILSDRLRLFPLLQLFTRRDPTRLLATLINGSLARKAIRDLMAKGTIRMVSTHSSQQIYTRATHN; encoded by the exons ATG GCACCGAAGAAGGACAAAGTTCCACCACCGTCCTCTAAGCCCGCCAAATCCGGCGGCGGAAAGCAGAAGAAGAAG AAGTGGAGCAAGGGAAAGCAAAAGGAGAAGGTGAACAACATGGTTCTCTTCGATCAGGCTACTTACGACAAGCTTCTCTCCGAAGCTCCCAAGTTCAAACTCATCACTCCTTCCATCCTCTCCGACCGTCTTCGGCTATTTCCACTCCTCCAACTTTTCACCAGACGTGATCCAACTAGATTATTGGCTACTCTT ATCAATGGGTCACTTGCTAGGAAGGCCATTAGAGATTTGATGGCTAAAGGAACCATCAGGATGGTCTCTACTCACTCTAGCCAGCAGATTTACACTAGGGCCACCCACAACTAA
- the LOC106335656 gene encoding F-box protein At2g16365-like, whose product MVMGKVNKGMSEKKESAWLGRWTQFGNEVKFHDHSTGSDSKELIRAEDKEVLPFPMFKVNTTKLQAKDDVGSSSNPMAANNKMPWMYNNDVQEKTTQNLLELMRPVRFYATVDSVQRVSGEINLPEEDGHHHQLLKGSMKLKGKIFGGYLDLFPSVDHHQHKGGGVTLESLESSKDTKEGKNESSAETDTLEMDKLQMIHLSGSIASSSTKGKGRKGDSPVPRTEIPDMNEEPPLAMDGENSVGGHQGEETSNSATQSMNVDHFLSRGCKRVRLEQEPEANSSRWVKRLKRNSFDSSGHDETKSLMKIEEEGNNNNNLFLEILKSGINNLQPRNQEPATPQIKNVNQGGGDVTLQHPWIRRWCKKKDTDQPEGGDVRFETENQKEMEKKQYPSIAAMALMGKALSGLNPYGLRKTDSLMVWNARDLR is encoded by the exons ATGGTTATGGGTAAAGTTAACAAAGGAATGAGCGAGAAAAAAGAATCTGCTTGGTTAGGTCGTTGGACTCAGTTCGGTAATGAAGTGAAGTTTCATGATCATAGTACTGGTAGTGACTCTAAGGAGTTGATTAGGGCTGAAGATAAAGAGGTGTTGCCGTTTCCTATGTTCAAGGTTAATACTACAAAGCTTCAAGCTAAAGACGATGTGGGTTCAAGCTCAAACCCTATGGCTGCTAATAACAAAATGCCTTGGATGTATAATAACGATGTTCAAGAAAAGACTACACAGAACCTGCTAGAGTTGATGAGACCAGTGAGGTTTTACGCAACGGTTGATTCGGTTCAAAGAGTTTCTGGAGAGATCAACTTACCGGAAGAAGATGGTCATCATCATCAGCTACTGAAGGGTTCCATGAAGCTGAAAGGGAAGATTTTTGGTGGGTATCTTGATCTGTTTCCTAGTGTAGATCACCACCAGCATAAAGGAGGAGGAGTTACACTGGAGTCTCTGGAAAGCTCAAAGGATACCAAAGAAGGGAAGAATGAATCATCTGCGGAGACTGATACCTTGGAAATGGATAAACTTCAGATGATTCATCTTTCTG GCTCCATTGCTTCTTCCTCAACTAAGGGCAAAGGACGAAAAGGCGATTCGCCCGTTCCTAGGACTGAGATACCAGACATGAATGAAGAACCCCCTCTGGCTATGGATGGAGAGAACTCAGTAGGTGGGCATCAGGGAGAAGAAACAAGCAACTCAGCTACACAGAGCATGAACGTGGACCACTTTTTGTCTAGAGGCTGCAAACGTGTGCGGTTGGAACAAGAACCGGAAGCCAACAGCAGCAGATGGGTCAAGCGTCTGAAGAGAAACTCCTTTGATTCCAGCGGGCATGATGAAACCAAGAGCCTGATGAAGATTGAAGAAGAAGGGAACAACAACAACAACCTCTTCCTTGAAATCTTGAAGTCAGGTATCAACAATCTCCAACCAAGAAATCAAGAACCTGCCACTCCACAAATCAAGAACGTTAACCAGGGAGGTGGCGACGTTACGCTTCAGCATCCATGGATCCGGAGATGGTGCAAGAAGAAGGATACAGATCAACCAGAAGGGGGAGATGTTAGGTTTGAGACAGAGAACCAAAAGGAGATGGAGAAGAAACAGTATCCGAGTATTGCGGCTATGGCACTGATGGGGAAGGCTTTGAGCGGTTTGAACCCGTATGGTCTTAGGAAGACAGACTCGCTCATGGTCTGGAATGCTCGGGATCTAAGGTAG
- the LOC106335658 gene encoding 40S ribosomal protein S25-3 isoform X2, with product MAPKKDKVPPPSSKPAKSGGGKQKKKKWSKGKQKEKVNNMVLFDQATYDKLLSEAPKFKLITPSILSDRLRINGSLARKAIRDLMAKGTIRMVSTHSSQQIYTRATHN from the exons ATG GCACCGAAGAAGGACAAAGTTCCACCACCGTCCTCTAAGCCCGCCAAATCCGGCGGCGGAAAGCAGAAGAAGAAG AAGTGGAGCAAGGGAAAGCAAAAGGAGAAGGTGAACAACATGGTTCTCTTCGATCAGGCTACTTACGACAAGCTTCTCTCCGAAGCTCCCAAGTTCAAACTCATCACTCCTTCCATCCTCTCCGACCGTCTTCG GATCAATGGGTCACTTGCTAGGAAGGCCATTAGAGATTTGATGGCTAAAGGAACCATCAGGATGGTCTCTACTCACTCTAGCCAGCAGATTTACACTAGGGCCACCCACAACTAA